In Bradyrhizobium sp. WBOS07, the genomic window AGCGATGGCGAGCGGCTTCGCCAGCTCAACGAAGGCCTCAGGACGCTCGGGCTCGGCGGATGACGATGTCGGGACGACAGAAGCGGAGAACGGATACGCCATGACGCGCAAGCAGCGACGTATGACCATCATCGGCGGCTCGCTCGCCGTGCTCGCGCTCGCGGCCGCGCTGGTGCTCAACGCCCTTCGCGACTCCATCGTATTCTTCTCGACGCCGACCATGGTCGCCGAGAAGCACGTCGAGCCGGGTAAGCGGTTTCGTCTCGGTGGGCTGGTGCAGCCCGGCTCGCTGCAGCGTGGGGACAATCTCGCGGTGACGTTCGAGGTCGCCGACGGCAACGCCAAGCTGCCGGTGGCCTACAAGGGCATCCTGCCCGACCTGTTCCGCGAGGGGCAGGGCGTCGTGGCCGAAGGTGCGCTCGACGCCAACGGCGTATTCAAGGCCGATACCGTGCTTGCCAAGCACGACGAGACCTACATGCCCAGGGAAGTCGCCGATGCCCTGAAGAAGCAGGGGCACTGGAAGGACGATTACGGCGGCAAGCCCGCTGACGCTGCCAAGACATCTGATGCGGGCAAGCCGGCGACGACGGCGCAGGGCAATCCGCAAGGAGCGGTGCGGTGATCGCAGAAACCGGACATTACGCGCTGGTGCTGGCGCTTGGGCTCGCACTGATTCAGTCGGTCGTGCCCCTGATCGGTGCGCGCCTGCGCGACGCGGCGCTCATGAACGTGGCGCGCTCCGCGGCGCTGGCGCAGCTTCTGTTCGTCGGCGCTTCGTTCACGGCGCTCGTGATGCTGCACGTGAACTCGGATTTCTCGGTCGCCAACGTCTACGAGAATTCCCACTCGATGAAGCCGCTGCTCTACAAGATCACCGGCGTGTGGGGAAATCATGAAGGCTCGATGCTGTTGTGGGTGTCGATCCTCGCGTTGTTCGGCGGGCTGGTCGCCGCCTTCGGCAATAACTTGCCGCTGTCGCTGCGCGCGCACGTGCTCGCCGTCCAGGCCTGGGTCGCCGGCGCCTTCTATCTCTTCATCCTCGTGACGTCGAACCCGTTCCTGCGTATCGCGAGCCCACCGATCGAGGGACGCGATCTCAATCCGGTGCTTCAGGACATCGGGCTCGCCGTGCATCCGCCGATGCTCTATCTCGGCTATGTCGGTTTCTCGATCTCGTTCTCCTTCGCCATCGCGGCGCTGATGGAGGGACGGATCGACGCGGCCTGGGCGCGCTGGGTGCGGCCGTGGACGCTGGTCGCCTGGATCTTCCTGACGCTCGGCATCGCCATGGGCTCGTACTGGGCCTATTACGAGCTCGGCTGGGGCGGCTGGTGGTTCTGGGATCCGGTCGAGAACGCCTCGCTGATGCCGTGGCTCTCCGGCACCGCGCTGCTCCATTCGGCGCTGGTGATGGAGAAGCGCAACGCGCTGAAGGTCTGGACCATCCTGCTCTCGATCCTGACCTTCTCGTTGTCGCTGCTCGGCACCTTCCTGGTGCGCTCGGGCGTCATCACCTCGGTGCACGCT contains:
- the ccmE gene encoding cytochrome c maturation protein CcmE, producing MTRKQRRMTIIGGSLAVLALAAALVLNALRDSIVFFSTPTMVAEKHVEPGKRFRLGGLVQPGSLQRGDNLAVTFEVADGNAKLPVAYKGILPDLFREGQGVVAEGALDANGVFKADTVLAKHDETYMPREVADALKKQGHWKDDYGGKPADAAKTSDAGKPATTAQGNPQGAVR